In the Mycolicibacter sp. MU0102 genome, one interval contains:
- a CDS encoding ATP synthase subunit I, producing MTTPAQDAPLVLPSVVFQPIRLSLICVALTAAAIAAAAQFGRPLFGVFFGLGLALGLGNALLIRRSALKITAADHPLKKKMALNSASRLLVISVIGLAIAYQFRPEGLGALFGLALFEVVLVLTTMLPVVKKLRAQASESGAEGTEND from the coding sequence GTGACGACACCAGCGCAGGATGCGCCGTTGGTGTTGCCGTCGGTGGTGTTCCAGCCGATTCGGCTGTCACTGATCTGTGTTGCTCTGACCGCTGCCGCAATTGCCGCGGCCGCTCAGTTCGGCCGACCGCTCTTCGGTGTGTTCTTCGGGCTGGGCCTGGCGCTCGGCTTGGGCAATGCGCTCCTGATTCGCCGGTCGGCGCTGAAGATCACCGCCGCCGACCACCCGCTGAAGAAGAAGATGGCGCTGAACTCGGCGTCTCGTCTGCTGGTCATCAGCGTGATCGGCTTGGCGATCGCTTACCAGTTCCGTCCAGAGGGCCTCGGTGCGCTGTTCGGATTGGCCTTGTTCGAGGTAGTGCTGGTGCTGACCACCATGCTGCCAGTGGTAAAAAAGCTCCGCGCGCAAGCGTCAGAGTCGGGCGCTGAAGGGACGGAAAATGACTGA
- the thrB gene encoding homoserine kinase, protein MVQLLPTGLTASVAVAASSANLGPGFDSLGLALGLYDEVIVETVESGLVVQVEGEGAGQVPLTSDHLVVQGILRGMREAGVEAPGMVVRCRNAIPHQRGLGSSAAAVVGGLAVVNGLVSQLDRPGLSETQLIQLASEFEGHPDNAAAAVLGGAVVSWTANAADGQVDYAAAPLRLHPDIHLFPAIPQLRSSTAETRALLPEQVSHRDARFNVSRAALLVVALTERPDLLLAATEDVLHQPQRGAAQPESAAFLQLLRRHGIAAVLSGAGPAVIALTTAAQLPSAVLESPEARVFNVTEMPVGAAVKWNSGVAVPG, encoded by the coding sequence GTGGTTCAGTTGTTGCCGACCGGGTTGACTGCCAGCGTCGCGGTTGCGGCGTCGAGCGCCAACCTGGGCCCCGGCTTCGACAGCCTGGGCCTGGCGCTGGGCCTCTACGACGAGGTGATCGTCGAGACGGTCGAGTCCGGTCTGGTGGTGCAGGTCGAGGGGGAGGGTGCCGGTCAGGTTCCGCTCACCTCGGATCACCTTGTGGTGCAAGGCATCCTGCGCGGCATGCGCGAGGCGGGTGTCGAGGCGCCCGGCATGGTGGTGCGCTGCCGCAATGCGATCCCGCATCAGCGTGGCTTGGGCTCGTCGGCCGCCGCGGTGGTCGGAGGGCTGGCCGTGGTCAACGGCCTTGTTTCGCAACTTGATCGGCCCGGCCTGTCCGAAACCCAACTGATTCAGCTGGCCTCGGAGTTCGAAGGCCACCCCGACAACGCCGCAGCCGCCGTACTGGGCGGTGCCGTGGTTTCGTGGACAGCAAATGCAGCCGACGGCCAGGTCGACTATGCGGCGGCGCCGCTGCGGCTGCACCCCGACATCCATCTGTTCCCGGCAATTCCGCAACTGCGTTCGTCGACTGCCGAGACCCGGGCTCTGTTGCCCGAGCAGGTCAGCCACCGCGATGCCCGGTTCAATGTCAGTCGGGCCGCGCTGCTGGTGGTGGCACTGACCGAGCGGCCCGATCTGCTGTTGGCGGCCACCGAGGATGTGCTGCACCAGCCGCAGCGCGGCGCTGCGCAGCCGGAGTCGGCGGCATTCCTGCAGTTGCTGCGCCGGCACGGCATTGCGGCCGTGCTCTCGGGTGCCGGACCTGCGGTGATCGCGCTGACGACAGCGGCCCAACTGCCTAGTGCGGTGCTCGAGTCCCCGGAAGCGCGTGTGTTCAACGTCACCGAGATGCCGGTCGGCGCCGCGGTCAAGTGGAACTCCGGGGTGGCGGTACCGGGTTGA
- a CDS encoding F0F1 ATP synthase subunit B yields the protein MGDMSVAVLALSEAAEEGPKKSFLIPDGTFFVVLAIFLIVLGVISTFVVPPIMKVLRERENMVTKTLADNRESAEQFAAADADYEKQMAAARLEASTARDEARAEGRKVIDEQRSAAEAEVASTLQAATDKLKQEGDAVSEQLQARVEALSSTLASRILGVEAEALSAASTGR from the coding sequence ATGGGTGACATGAGCGTTGCTGTCCTCGCGTTGAGCGAGGCGGCTGAGGAAGGCCCGAAGAAGAGCTTCCTCATTCCCGACGGCACCTTCTTCGTCGTGCTCGCGATCTTCCTGATCGTGCTCGGCGTGATCAGTACCTTCGTGGTGCCGCCGATCATGAAGGTGCTGCGGGAGCGCGAGAACATGGTCACCAAGACTCTCGCCGACAATCGGGAGTCCGCTGAGCAGTTCGCGGCCGCCGATGCCGACTACGAGAAGCAGATGGCGGCAGCGCGCCTTGAGGCCAGCACGGCACGGGACGAAGCTCGTGCCGAGGGGCGCAAGGTGATCGACGAGCAGCGGTCGGCGGCCGAGGCGGAGGTGGCCTCGACATTGCAGGCCGCCACCGACAAGCTCAAGCAAGAAGGCGATGCGGTGAGTGAGCAGCTGCAGGCCCGGGTGGAGGCACTGTCTTCCACCCTGGCCAGCCGGATCCTCGGTGTTGAGGCTGAGGCACTTTCCGCGGCGAGTACGGGGCGGTAG
- the prmC gene encoding peptide chain release factor N(5)-glutamine methyltransferase produces MRDAIDSAAALFADAGIDSARYDAEELAAHAAGTDRGRLALLGPPDDEFFGRYRELVAARSSRVPLQHLIGTAAFGPVTLQVGPGVFTPRPETEAMLEWALKQAEAQQLPALIVDACTGSGALAIALAHSLPAARVLAVDDSESALDYARRNCAGTAVELIRADITQPGLLSELDGQVDLMVSNPPYIPDGAELDPEVAQHDPEHALFGGPDGMSVITPLAHLAARLLRPGGLFAVEHDDTTPAATVQTVRGTGFFDEVVSRPDLTGRLRFVTAIRNNQP; encoded by the coding sequence ATGAGGGACGCGATCGACTCCGCTGCAGCGCTTTTCGCTGATGCCGGGATTGATTCCGCCCGCTACGACGCTGAAGAGCTCGCCGCCCATGCGGCCGGCACCGACCGTGGCCGGCTGGCGCTGCTGGGTCCACCCGACGACGAGTTCTTCGGCCGTTACCGGGAATTGGTTGCCGCACGCAGTTCCCGGGTCCCGTTGCAACACCTGATCGGGACCGCGGCGTTCGGCCCGGTGACGCTGCAAGTTGGCCCGGGAGTGTTCACCCCGCGCCCGGAGACCGAGGCCATGCTGGAATGGGCGCTCAAACAAGCCGAGGCTCAACAGCTTCCCGCGCTGATCGTCGACGCCTGCACCGGGTCCGGTGCCCTCGCGATCGCGTTGGCTCACAGTCTCCCCGCCGCGCGGGTACTGGCTGTCGACGACTCCGAATCGGCACTGGATTACGCCCGCCGCAACTGTGCCGGCACCGCGGTAGAGTTGATCCGCGCCGACATAACCCAGCCAGGCCTGCTGTCGGAGCTTGACGGTCAAGTTGACCTGATGGTCAGCAACCCGCCCTATATTCCCGACGGTGCGGAGTTAGATCCCGAAGTAGCCCAGCATGATCCGGAGCACGCGCTGTTCGGCGGCCCGGACGGAATGTCGGTGATCACTCCGCTGGCCCACCTGGCAGCCCGATTGCTGCGCCCGGGTGGACTATTCGCCGTCGAGCATGACGACACCACGCCGGCGGCCACCGTCCAAACTGTGCGCGGCACCGGATTTTTCGACGAGGTAGTGTCCCGGCCCGACCTGACTGGGCGGCTCCGGTTCGTGACGGCGATCAGGAACAATCAACCATGA
- a CDS encoding glycosyltransferase family 4 protein, which yields MTSLLALADRGAGVPLRELALVGLTAAIITYFTTGPVRWMATRIGAVAYPRERDVHVQPTPRMGGLAMYVGIVAGIFLASQLPALTRGFVYSTGMPAVVLAGGVIMGIGLLDDKWGLDALTKFAGQITAASVLVTMGVAWSVLYIPIGGVGTVVLDQVSSILLTLALTVSIVNAMNFVDGLDGLAAGLGLITALAICMFSVGVLQDHGGDVLFYPPALISVVLAGACLGFLPHNFSPAKIFMGDSGSMLIGLMLAAASTTAAGPISQTAYGARDVFALLSPFLLVAAVMCVPALDVLLAIIRRTRAGLSPFSPDKMHLHHRLLQIGHSDRRVVLLIYLWTAIVAFGAAGTIFFDPRYTGAVMLGAMLIAIVVTLIPLLRRGGASEDDPYDTR from the coding sequence GTGACCAGCCTGCTGGCCCTGGCCGACCGTGGCGCCGGCGTGCCACTGCGAGAACTCGCGTTAGTGGGCCTGACCGCCGCGATCATCACCTACTTCACCACCGGACCCGTTCGCTGGATGGCCACCCGGATCGGCGCGGTCGCCTACCCGCGCGAACGTGACGTCCATGTGCAGCCCACTCCGCGGATGGGCGGGTTGGCGATGTACGTCGGCATCGTCGCCGGGATCTTCCTGGCCTCTCAGCTGCCGGCACTGACGCGCGGCTTCGTCTATTCCACCGGCATGCCGGCGGTGGTGCTGGCCGGCGGCGTCATCATGGGAATCGGTCTGCTCGACGACAAGTGGGGCCTGGACGCCCTGACCAAATTCGCCGGCCAGATCACCGCGGCCAGCGTGCTCGTCACCATGGGTGTGGCCTGGAGCGTGCTCTACATCCCGATCGGCGGCGTGGGCACCGTGGTGCTCGACCAGGTGTCCTCGATCCTGCTGACGCTGGCGCTGACGGTCTCGATCGTCAACGCGATGAACTTCGTCGACGGCCTCGACGGGCTGGCCGCCGGCCTGGGATTGATCACCGCACTGGCGATCTGCATGTTCTCCGTCGGCGTGCTGCAGGACCACGGCGGCGACGTGCTGTTCTACCCGCCCGCGTTGATCTCGGTGGTCTTGGCCGGGGCTTGTTTGGGTTTCCTGCCACACAATTTCAGCCCCGCAAAGATCTTCATGGGCGACTCCGGCTCGATGCTGATCGGCCTGATGCTGGCGGCGGCGTCCACCACCGCGGCCGGGCCGATCTCGCAAACCGCCTACGGCGCGCGCGACGTCTTCGCGCTGCTGTCGCCGTTCCTGCTGGTGGCGGCAGTGATGTGCGTGCCGGCGCTGGACGTGCTGCTGGCGATCATCCGTCGGACTCGTGCCGGGCTCAGTCCGTTCAGTCCGGACAAGATGCACCTGCACCATCGGTTGCTGCAGATCGGCCACTCCGATCGCCGGGTGGTGCTGCTGATCTACTTGTGGACGGCGATCGTCGCGTTCGGGGCGGCTGGCACCATCTTCTTCGACCCGCGCTACACCGGGGCGGTGATGTTGGGTGCAATGCTCATCGCGATTGTCGTTACGCTCATCCCGTTGCTACGCCGGGGCGGCGCCTCGGAAGACGACCCCTACGACACGCGGTAG
- the rho gene encoding transcription termination factor Rho — protein MTETDLFTAEGSTDQESLPTPPSTSETSQDAAAGGSDAAPSAPETASAPATESAPASAPDNGAATAPTDSSLSAMVLPELRALANRVGVKGSSGMRKSELIAAIREVSGNGGSGAEAPKTQASAEQPANGAANGAEPAPANEADAAAAPRRRERRGASRATGSPAADGGEAEKPAEQDKDKDDKDKPAEAEPQGEPRKQGRNDDKADKAEQSGGRREREGAKSDAKTDEAAQSKRDDQGGDQSNRGGGDDDDRGGRRGRRFRDRRRRGERGGEGGGGERGDAELREDDVVQPVAGILDVLDNYAFVRTSGYLAGPNDVYVSMNMVRKNGLRRGDAVTGAVRVARDGDQPNQRQKFNPLVRLDSVNGGPVEEARNRPDFTKLTPLYPNQRLRLETSGEKLTTRVIDLIMPIGKGQRALIVSPPKAGKTTIMQDIANAITRNNPECHLMVVLVDERPEEVTDMQRSVKGEVIASTFDRPPSDHTQAAELAIERAKRLVEQGKDVVVLLDSITRLGRAYNNASPASGRILSGGVDSTALYPPKRFLGAARNIEDGGSLTIIATAMVETGSTGDTVIFEEFKGTGNAELKLDRKIAERRVFPAVDVNPSGTRKDELLLSPDEFAIVHKLRRLLSGLDSHQAIDLLMSQLRKTKNNYEFLVQVSKTTPGMDND, from the coding sequence GTGACCGAAACGGACCTCTTCACGGCTGAAGGCAGCACCGACCAGGAATCGCTGCCGACCCCCCCGAGTACTTCCGAGACCAGCCAGGACGCAGCCGCCGGCGGTAGTGACGCCGCGCCGTCCGCCCCGGAAACCGCCTCGGCGCCGGCCACCGAGTCCGCTCCCGCTTCGGCGCCCGACAACGGCGCTGCAACCGCCCCCACCGACAGCTCGCTGTCGGCGATGGTGCTGCCCGAACTGCGGGCGCTGGCCAACCGCGTCGGTGTCAAGGGCTCCTCCGGGATGCGCAAGAGCGAACTGATCGCCGCGATCCGCGAGGTCTCCGGCAACGGCGGCAGTGGCGCCGAAGCGCCGAAGACACAGGCCAGCGCCGAGCAGCCCGCCAATGGCGCGGCCAACGGTGCCGAGCCCGCCCCGGCCAACGAGGCGGACGCTGCCGCGGCCCCGCGGCGCCGCGAACGGCGTGGCGCCAGCCGGGCGACCGGCTCGCCCGCTGCCGATGGCGGCGAGGCCGAGAAGCCGGCCGAGCAGGACAAGGACAAGGACGACAAGGACAAGCCTGCCGAGGCAGAGCCCCAGGGCGAGCCGCGCAAGCAGGGTCGGAACGACGACAAGGCCGACAAGGCGGAGCAGTCCGGTGGGCGCCGTGAGCGCGAGGGCGCCAAGAGCGACGCCAAAACCGACGAAGCCGCGCAGTCCAAGCGCGACGACCAAGGCGGCGACCAGTCCAACCGCGGCGGTGGCGACGACGACGACCGCGGTGGCCGTCGTGGCCGTCGCTTCCGTGACCGGCGTCGCCGTGGCGAGCGCGGTGGCGAGGGCGGCGGTGGCGAACGCGGTGACGCCGAGCTGCGCGAGGACGACGTCGTCCAGCCGGTCGCCGGCATCCTCGACGTGCTCGACAACTACGCGTTCGTGCGCACCTCGGGCTACCTGGCTGGACCCAACGACGTCTACGTCTCGATGAACATGGTCCGCAAGAACGGGCTGCGCCGCGGCGACGCGGTGACCGGCGCCGTGCGGGTGGCCCGGGACGGCGACCAGCCCAACCAGCGGCAGAAGTTCAATCCGCTGGTGCGGTTGGACTCGGTCAACGGCGGCCCGGTTGAAGAGGCTCGGAACCGTCCGGACTTCACCAAGCTGACCCCGCTGTACCCGAACCAGCGGCTGCGGTTGGAGACCTCGGGGGAGAAGCTGACCACCCGCGTCATCGACCTGATCATGCCGATCGGCAAGGGGCAGCGTGCCCTGATCGTGTCACCGCCCAAGGCCGGTAAGACCACGATCATGCAGGACATCGCCAACGCGATCACCCGCAACAATCCCGAGTGCCACCTGATGGTGGTGCTGGTCGACGAGCGTCCCGAAGAAGTCACCGACATGCAGCGCTCGGTCAAGGGTGAGGTCATCGCCTCCACGTTCGACCGGCCGCCGTCAGACCACACCCAGGCCGCCGAGCTGGCCATCGAGCGGGCCAAGCGCCTGGTCGAGCAGGGCAAGGACGTCGTCGTGCTGCTGGACTCGATCACCCGGCTGGGTCGTGCCTACAACAACGCCTCCCCGGCGTCGGGCCGCATCCTGTCCGGTGGTGTGGACTCCACCGCGCTCTACCCGCCCAAGCGGTTCCTGGGCGCGGCCCGCAACATCGAGGACGGCGGTTCGCTGACCATCATCGCCACCGCGATGGTGGAGACCGGCTCCACCGGTGACACCGTGATCTTCGAAGAGTTCAAGGGCACCGGTAACGCCGAGCTCAAGCTGGACCGCAAGATCGCCGAGCGCCGGGTATTCCCGGCCGTCGACGTCAACCCGTCGGGCACTCGTAAGGACGAGCTCCTGCTCTCGCCGGACGAGTTCGCGATCGTGCACAAGCTGCGTCGTCTGCTGTCCGGCCTGGACTCGCATCAGGCCATCGACTTGCTGATGAGCCAGCTGCGCAAGACCAAGAACAACTACGAGTTCCTGGTGCAGGTGTCCAAGACCACGCCGGGAATGGACAACGACTGA
- the atpB gene encoding F0F1 ATP synthase subunit A, translating into MTESILAEGAIEVGHHETAVWPLVGEVNIDTITSTAIAAVIVIALALFLRAKVTSSGVPGGVQLFFEAITIQMRNQIEGAIGMKIAPFVLPLAVTIFIFILVCNWLSVLPFQYADEHGIHELISSAAADINFVLALALLVFCGYHLAGFWRRGFIGHPLRVLKGHVAILAPINLVEEIAKPVSLSLRLFGNIFAGGILVSLIALLGPVFMVAPNAIWKTFDLFVGLIQAFIFALLTILYFSQAMELEEDHH; encoded by the coding sequence ATGACTGAGTCGATCCTGGCTGAGGGAGCCATCGAGGTCGGCCACCACGAGACCGCGGTGTGGCCGCTGGTCGGTGAGGTCAACATCGACACCATCACCTCCACCGCGATCGCAGCGGTGATCGTGATCGCCCTGGCGCTCTTCCTGCGCGCCAAGGTCACCTCGAGCGGGGTCCCCGGCGGGGTGCAGCTGTTCTTCGAGGCGATCACCATTCAGATGCGCAACCAGATCGAGGGTGCCATCGGGATGAAGATCGCCCCGTTCGTGCTGCCGCTGGCGGTGACGATCTTCATCTTCATCCTGGTCTGCAACTGGCTCTCGGTGCTGCCGTTCCAGTACGCCGACGAGCACGGCATCCACGAGCTGATCTCCTCTGCCGCCGCCGACATCAACTTCGTGCTGGCGCTGGCCCTGCTGGTGTTCTGCGGCTACCACTTGGCCGGGTTCTGGCGCCGCGGCTTCATCGGCCACCCGCTGCGGGTTCTCAAGGGCCACGTCGCGATCCTGGCGCCGATCAACCTGGTCGAAGAGATCGCCAAGCCGGTCTCGCTGTCTCTGCGTCTGTTCGGCAACATCTTCGCCGGCGGCATCCTGGTCAGCCTGATCGCGCTGCTGGGGCCGGTCTTCATGGTCGCGCCGAACGCGATCTGGAAGACCTTCGACCTGTTCGTCGGACTGATCCAGGCGTTCATCTTCGCGCTGCTGACGATCCTGTACTTCAGCCAGGCCATGGAGCTCGAAGAAGACCACCACTAG
- a CDS encoding L-threonylcarbamoyladenylate synthase, translating into MTEVFDCADADQRAAGIAAAIDAVRGGRLVVLPTDTVYGIGADAFNAAGVTALLAAKRRGRDMPVGVLVGSWNSIDGLALIVPETARELIRAFWPGALSLIVTQAPSLQWDLGEARGTVMVRMPLHPVALEVLKAVGPMAVSSANVSGGSPAVEAGEAQSQLGESVDVYLDAGPAEQGAASTIVDLTGPAPRIVRTGPVTAEQIGAVLGLDPDSLTGTP; encoded by the coding sequence ATGACAGAGGTTTTCGACTGCGCCGACGCCGACCAGCGTGCGGCCGGTATCGCGGCGGCGATCGACGCTGTGCGCGGTGGACGCCTGGTGGTGCTGCCGACCGACACGGTCTATGGCATCGGTGCCGATGCCTTTAACGCCGCCGGGGTGACCGCGCTTCTGGCGGCCAAACGACGCGGCCGTGACATGCCGGTGGGCGTGCTGGTGGGGTCGTGGAACTCCATCGACGGGCTGGCCCTGATCGTGCCGGAGACCGCCCGTGAACTGATCCGCGCCTTCTGGCCGGGCGCGCTCAGCCTGATCGTCACCCAAGCCCCGTCGCTGCAGTGGGACCTCGGCGAAGCCCGCGGCACGGTCATGGTGCGCATGCCGCTGCATCCGGTGGCACTGGAAGTCCTCAAGGCGGTGGGCCCGATGGCGGTGTCCAGCGCCAACGTCTCCGGCGGGTCGCCCGCCGTCGAGGCCGGCGAAGCGCAAAGCCAACTGGGGGAGTCCGTCGACGTCTACCTCGACGCGGGACCGGCCGAACAGGGTGCGGCCTCGACGATCGTGGATCTCACCGGCCCCGCACCGCGGATCGTCCGCACCGGACCGGTCACCGCCGAACAGATCGGCGCGGTGCTGGGGCTGGATCCGGACTCGCTGACGGGAACACCGTGA
- the rpmE gene encoding 50S ribosomal protein L31 codes for MKTGIHPAYGETTVVCGCGNSFTTRSTKESGHIVVEVCSQCHPFYTGKQKILDSGGRVARFEKRYGKRNAGAAATAAADDK; via the coding sequence ATGAAAACTGGCATTCACCCCGCCTACGGCGAGACCACCGTGGTCTGCGGTTGTGGCAACAGCTTCACCACCCGTAGCACCAAGGAGAGCGGCCACATCGTGGTCGAGGTCTGCTCGCAGTGCCACCCGTTCTACACCGGCAAGCAGAAGATCCTGGACAGCGGCGGCCGTGTCGCGCGCTTCGAGAAGCGCTACGGCAAGCGCAACGCCGGTGCCGCCGCAACTGCGGCAGCCGACGACAAATAG
- the thrC gene encoding threonine synthase, translating to MSSTRTPIHRPWPGLIGAYRDRLPIGDDWTAITLHEGGTPLIHAKRISEQTGCTVHLKVEGLNPTGSFKDRGMTMAVTDAVARGQQAVLCASTGNTSASAAAYAARAGITCAVLIPQGKIAMGKLAQAVMHGAKIIQIDGNFDDCLELARKMATDFPTISLVNSVNPVRIEGQKTAAFEIVDALGTAPDIHSLPVGNAGNITAYWKGYREYFADGLTEKLPKMLGTQAAGAAPLVLGEPVKNPETIATAIRIGSPASWTQAVEAQVDSGGRFLAATDDEILAAYHLVAQSEGVFVEPASAASIAGLLKSVEDGWVPRGSTVVCTVTGNGLKDPDTALKDMPEVTAVPVDAATVVAALGLA from the coding sequence GTGAGCTCCACCCGGACACCGATCCACCGCCCCTGGCCCGGCTTGATCGGCGCCTATCGCGATCGGCTTCCCATCGGCGACGACTGGACGGCCATCACCCTGCACGAGGGCGGCACCCCGCTGATCCACGCCAAGCGGATCTCCGAGCAGACCGGCTGCACCGTGCACCTGAAAGTGGAGGGCCTCAACCCGACCGGCTCGTTCAAGGACCGCGGCATGACGATGGCGGTCACCGACGCCGTTGCTCGCGGCCAGCAGGCGGTGCTGTGCGCCTCGACCGGCAACACCTCGGCATCGGCGGCGGCCTACGCTGCCCGCGCCGGCATCACCTGCGCGGTGCTGATCCCACAGGGCAAGATCGCGATGGGCAAGCTTGCGCAGGCAGTCATGCACGGCGCCAAGATCATTCAGATCGACGGCAACTTCGACGACTGCCTGGAACTGGCCCGCAAGATGGCCACCGACTTCCCGACCATCTCGCTGGTGAACTCGGTGAACCCGGTGCGCATCGAAGGGCAGAAGACCGCGGCCTTCGAGATCGTCGACGCGCTGGGCACCGCGCCGGACATCCACTCGCTGCCGGTCGGCAACGCCGGCAACATCACCGCGTACTGGAAGGGCTACCGCGAGTACTTCGCCGACGGCCTGACCGAGAAGCTGCCGAAGATGCTGGGCACCCAGGCTGCGGGGGCGGCACCGCTGGTGCTCGGTGAGCCGGTCAAGAACCCGGAGACCATCGCCACCGCGATCCGTATCGGCTCGCCGGCCTCCTGGACGCAGGCCGTCGAAGCGCAGGTGGATTCGGGTGGGCGGTTCCTGGCCGCCACCGACGACGAGATCCTGGCCGCTTACCACCTGGTGGCGCAGTCCGAGGGCGTGTTCGTCGAGCCGGCCTCGGCGGCCAGCATCGCCGGGCTGCTCAAGTCGGTGGAGGACGGCTGGGTGCCGCGCGGTTCGACCGTGGTGTGCACCGTGACGGGCAACGGACTCAAGGACCCCGACACCGCGCTCAAGGACATGCCCGAGGTGACCGCGGTTCCCGTCGACGCGGCCACCGTGGTTGCCGCATTGGGGCTGGCCTAG
- a CDS encoding F0F1 ATP synthase subunit C, with protein sequence MADPNLIGLGALIGGGLIMGGGAIGAGIGDGIAGNALIAGIARQPEAQGRLFTPFFITVGLVEAAYFINLAFMALFVFATPIAAQQ encoded by the coding sequence ATGGCAGATCCCAATCTGATCGGACTTGGTGCCCTCATCGGCGGCGGTCTCATCATGGGCGGCGGTGCCATCGGCGCCGGTATCGGTGACGGTATCGCCGGTAACGCTCTGATCGCCGGTATCGCCCGTCAGCCCGAAGCCCAGGGTCGCCTGTTCACCCCGTTCTTCATCACGGTTGGTCTGGTCGAAGCGGCCTACTTCATCAACCTGGCCTTCATGGCGTTGTTCGTCTTCGCCACCCCGATCGCCGCACAGCAGTAA
- the prfA gene encoding peptide chain release factor 1 produces the protein MTQSIQGIDALLAEHAALETQLSDPELHNDPAEARRAGRRFAQLAPIIATHRKLESARGDLEAARELAADDASFAAEIPELEARVAELDTALTDMLAPRDPHDADDIVLEVKSGEGGEESALFAADLARMYIRYAERQGWKVTVLDETTSDLGGYKDATLTIASKGDSADGVWSKMKFEGGVHRVQRVPVTESQGRVHTSAAGVLVYPEPEEVAEVAIDESDLRIDVYRSSGKGGQGVNTTDSAVRITHLPTGIVVTCQNERSQLQNKARALQVLAARLQAVAEEQAQADASADRASQIRTVDRSERIRTYNFPENRITDHRIGYKAHNLDQVLDGDLDPMFDALAAADKETRLQGTA, from the coding sequence ATGACCCAAAGCATTCAGGGGATTGACGCCCTGCTGGCCGAGCACGCCGCCCTGGAAACGCAGCTGTCGGATCCCGAACTGCACAACGATCCGGCCGAGGCACGTCGGGCCGGTCGGCGTTTCGCCCAACTGGCGCCCATCATCGCCACCCACCGCAAGCTCGAGTCGGCCCGCGGTGACCTCGAAGCCGCCCGGGAACTGGCCGCCGATGACGCGTCCTTCGCGGCCGAGATCCCGGAGCTGGAGGCGCGCGTCGCCGAGCTGGACACCGCGCTCACCGACATGCTGGCGCCTCGCGACCCGCACGACGCCGACGACATCGTGCTCGAGGTCAAATCCGGCGAAGGCGGCGAGGAATCGGCGTTGTTCGCCGCTGACCTGGCCCGGATGTACATCCGCTACGCAGAACGCCAGGGCTGGAAGGTGACCGTCCTCGACGAGACCACCTCCGACCTCGGCGGCTACAAAGACGCCACCCTGACCATCGCGAGCAAGGGCGACAGCGCCGACGGTGTCTGGTCGAAGATGAAGTTCGAGGGCGGTGTGCACCGCGTGCAGCGAGTCCCGGTGACCGAGTCGCAGGGGCGCGTCCACACCTCGGCGGCCGGCGTGTTGGTCTACCCCGAGCCCGAAGAGGTCGCCGAGGTGGCCATCGACGAGTCGGACCTGCGCATCGACGTCTACCGCTCCTCCGGCAAGGGCGGCCAGGGCGTCAACACCACCGACTCCGCGGTGCGTATCACCCACTTGCCGACCGGGATTGTCGTCACCTGCCAGAACGAGCGGTCGCAGCTGCAGAACAAGGCCCGTGCATTGCAGGTTTTGGCGGCCCGGCTGCAGGCGGTTGCCGAGGAGCAGGCTCAGGCGGATGCCTCGGCCGATCGGGCCAGCCAGATCCGCACTGTGGACCGCAGCGAACGCATCCGCACTTACAACTTCCCGGAAAACCGGATCACCGACCACCGCATCGGCTACAAGGCGCACAACCTCGACCAGGTCCTCGACGGGGATCTCGATCCGATGTTCGACGCGCTGGCAGCCGCCGATAAGGAAACCCGGTTACAGGGGACGGCGTGA